ACATTCAGCGATTATGGGAGACGTACAAGCGCGAGCAGGTGGACATCGTGCAGGCCGTTCGGCATCCGGATGGGCTCGAAAAACACCGGTTGCTTTTCAGCCGCGGGCTCAACTTGATGCTCAACGTGACATTCGGGACGCACCTCAAGGACAGCAAATCGGGCTTCATCCTTTGTCGCAAGGAAGTATTTCGCTCGATATTGGATCACAAGTATCGTTATCGATACTTTCAAAGCTTCATTGGGGCAGCCGCAGGCGTGCGTAAATTCACGATTGCCGAGGTCGATACGCCGTTCGAGCAGCGCCACGCTGGGCAATCGTTTCTCGCTGATTTTCCCGTGCGCGTAGTCACGCGCATCGTATGGGAACTAGCCAAATTCCGCGTGGAAACGTTGACCGATCCCCGCCATCGCCGTCGTTCGTAAACTTCCAAGCGTAGCTACCCATGGCCGATCCGGTCGGCAATCCCCAGGCACCGAATTCCGACCGCGAGGCCGGATTTACGGTTTGCTCGGCCGAATTCGCCATTTTCACGACCTGGCTCGTCGTCGCCGCGATGCAGATCTTCGACGTAGCCTTCTACATTCCCCTTCCCCCGCGTATCGAAACCCGCATCTTGCAGCACGTCTTCGAGACGGGGCACTTTGTGCTTCTCGCGCTCGTATCCGTGGGTCTTCGTGGCGTTTTTCGACGTTTTCGTACGCGTCGATTCATTGCTTCATTCAGCGCGGTATTTCTTGCTGCATGTGCCGTAGGTGCGTTCGTCCTGCCCCAGGATGTATCGAATTTCAGTGGTCGAATGGCCGGAATGCATGGCGCGGCGGCAATGAAAGCGCTCGTCATGGCATTGATTGCGGCTTCGGCCCTGGGCATCGCCATTACGTGGGCGCTCGGGCGCGTGCTTGCGAGGCCATACTTGCGCTGGGTAGGTATACTGGCTGGAGGCAGCATCGTCGCGACGCATCAGCTCGTTCTGCTGCGTGATTATCACGGCGTGCATTTCTTTTTGGTGCTCGCAGGAACGACACTCGTTGCGGCATCGCTCACGGGAGCAGTTTTCCCGAAAAAGATTGGACAAACCATCGCACGCGTGGGTCGCCCGTCGCTCGAGCGAGCTTTGCTTGCCGTCGTTGCTCTTTGGTCGAGCATTTCGCTGGTCGTGGCTCCATCGCCCTCGGTCGCCATGGAGCTCGTGCGCACCGATGGGAATTTGCTGGCGCATTTTCTTCTTGGTTTTTTCCACGAGCCGACGCCATTACGAAAAGCAGACATTCCTGCAAACATGCGCCCGTTTTTTGAGGATCGAAAGGACAAGCAGGCGGTTTTACCAACGGAACCGCGGGTCTTCTCGATGAATCCGCTCGTCATACTCGTGACGATCGATTGCTTGCGGGCCGATGTGATCATGTCGGCGAATCATGACAAGTCGTTGCCAACGCTTTCGTTGCTGCGCCAAACGGGTCTTTCTTTTGCCAATGCACGCTCGGCGGCATCGAGCACGGTCCCGAGCCTGTCGGCCATCTTTTCGAGTGCGTATTATTCGCAGCAATACTGGACGGTTCACAAAGGTTCGATTGTTCCGCCCGAGGACGATACGCCGCGTTTGCAAGAAGAATTGACGCGCGCGGGGGTCATCACGACGACGTTCATCGGCGGCGAAGGGCTCATGCCCGAATACGGCGTGCTGCGTGGTTTCTCCGAAGCGACGCGCGTACGGACGGGACGCATGCAATACACGCCCGCCGCATTGCTCATGGACGCAGCGCTCGACCGGCTATCGAATGCGAAGGCTGACCCGCTTTTCTTGTACGTCCACTTTTTCGATGCTCACGCGCCCTACGACCGGGGTCGTCAAACTGAATCGAGATACGAAAATTACATTGGCGAGCTCGAATTGGTGGATGCGCAGCTCGGCCGCTTGTTACGTCATTTGCATTTGTCGGGACTGTGGCGCCGCGCAATGGTGATCGTCACGGCAGATCACGGCGAAGCATTCGGCGAACATGGCATGCTGATGCATGCAGCGACGGTGTATGACGAGCTCTTGCGCGTGCCGCTTTTGAT
The Polyangiaceae bacterium genome window above contains:
- a CDS encoding glycosyltransferase family 2 protein; its protein translation is MADVELSVIAPCYNEEGNVDVLVRRALATFASMGIRGELVLIDDGSKDRTWDCISEAMKAHPEVRGVRHVKNRGIEGGWRSGLDHARADVICLIDSDLQNRPEDIQRLWETYKREQVDIVQAVRHPDGLEKHRLLFSRGLNLMLNVTFGTHLKDSKSGFILCRKEVFRSILDHKYRYRYFQSFIGAAAGVRKFTIAEVDTPFEQRHAGQSFLADFPVRVVTRIVWELAKFRVETLTDPRHRRRS
- a CDS encoding sulfatase-like hydrolase/transferase, encoding MADPVGNPQAPNSDREAGFTVCSAEFAIFTTWLVVAAMQIFDVAFYIPLPPRIETRILQHVFETGHFVLLALVSVGLRGVFRRFRTRRFIASFSAVFLAACAVGAFVLPQDVSNFSGRMAGMHGAAAMKALVMALIAASALGIAITWALGRVLARPYLRWVGILAGGSIVATHQLVLLRDYHGVHFFLVLAGTTLVAASLTGAVFPKKIGQTIARVGRPSLERALLAVVALWSSISLVVAPSPSVAMELVRTDGNLLAHFLLGFFHEPTPLRKADIPANMRPFFEDRKDKQAVLPTEPRVFSMNPLVILVTIDCLRADVIMSANHDKSLPTLSLLRQTGLSFANARSAASSTVPSLSAIFSSAYYSQQYWTVHKGSIVPPEDDTPRLQEELTRAGVITTTFIGGEGLMPEYGVLRGFSEATRVRTGRMQYTPAALLMDAALDRLSNAKADPLFLYVHFFDAHAPYDRGRQTESRYENYIGELELVDAQLGRLLRHLHLSGLWRRAMVIVTADHGEAFGEHGMLMHAATVYDELLRVPLLIWRPGLAVRTVEEPVSLVDLAPTILDLFGLPTPGRYMGQSLVPFIWGQTPKLDRPILAEARLKQALILPDGRKVIVDNRKHTVELFDLRADPAEEYTLADDPERLSEPLSLLRQFYEVHTFRKTGYATPYRR